The window GCAAACGTGGTCGATGAGGCCACGCTGGAAGCCGCATTTGGTAAAAATATCGTTGATTTGGTGCATGGCGTGCGCGATATGGATGCAATTCGCCAGCTCAAAGCAACGCAGAATGACTCTGGCGCGTCTGAGCAGGTCGATAATATCCGTCGCATGTTGCTGGCGATGGTGGAGGATTTCCGCTGCGTGGTCATCAAGCTCGCCGAGCGGATCGCCCACCTGCGTGAAGTGAAAGATGCCCCGGAAGAAGAACGGGTATTGGCGGCCAAAGAGTGTACCAATATCTACGCGCCGTTGGCGAACCGCCTGGGCATCGGGCAGTTGAAGTGGGAACTGGAAGATTTCTGCTTCCGCTACCTGCACCCGGATGAATATAAAAAAATCGCCAAATTGCTGCACGAGCGCCGTATCGATCGTGCGCAGTACATTGATGATTTTGTTAAAACGCTGCGCGATGCGATGAAAGAAGAGGGCGTGCAGGCAGAGATTTACGGCCGTCCCAAGCATATTTACAGCATTTGGCGCAAGATGCAGAAGAAAGCGCTGTCGTTCGATGAGCTGTTTGATGTGCGTGCCGTGCGCATTGTCGTTGAGCGTTTGCAGGACTGCTACGGGGCACTTGGGATCGTCCATACCCACTACCGCCACTTGCCGGACGAATTTGACGACTACGTCGCCAACCCGAAACCGAACGGTTATCAGTCTATCCACACCGTGGTGTTAGGGCCGGGCGGAAAGACGCTCGAAATTCAGATTCGTACGCGCCAGATGCATGAAGATGCCGAACTGGGCGTCGCGGCACACTGGAAATATAAAGAAGGCACCTCGATAGGCGGACGTTCCGGCTACGAAGGCCGCATTGCCTGGCTGCGTAAACTGCTTGCCTGGCAGGAAGAGATGGCCGATTCGAACGACGTGCTGGACGAAGTTCGCAGTCAGGTGTTTGACGATCGCGTGTATGTCTTTACGCCAAAAGGCGACGTGGTGGATCTCCCGGCTGGTTCCACTCCGTTGGATTTCGCTTACCACATTCACAGCGATATCGGGCACCGCTGCATCGGGGCAAAAATCAGCGGGCGTATTGTGCCGTTTACCTACCAACTGCAAATGGGCGATCAGATTGAAATCATCACCCAGAAGCAGCCGAACCCGAGCCGTGACTGGCTGAACCCGAATCTGGGGTATATCACCACCAGCCGCGGACGCTCCAAAATCCAGAACTGGTTCCGCAAGCAGGATCGCGACAAGAATATTCTGGCGGGACGGCAGATTCTGGATGACGAACTGGCGCATTTGGGAATTAGCCTGAAAGCGGCGGAGAAATTGCTGCTGCCGCGTTACAACGTGAATTCGCTGGATGAATTACTGGCTGCTATCGGCGGCGGCGATGTTCGTCTGAACCAGATGGTGAATTTCCTGCAATCGCAGTTAAAACAGCCGAGCGCGGAAGAACTGGATCGTGAAGCACTGCGCCAGCTGACGCAGAAATCGCAGCAGCCGCCAACGCGTACCCATAAAGATAACGGTCGCGTGGTGGTCGAAGGCGTCGGTAACCTGATGCACCATATCGCGCGCTGCTGCCAGCCGATTCCGGGCGATGAAATCACCGGGTTCATCACTCGCGGTCGTGGGATTTCGATTCACCGCGCGGACTGTGAACAACTGGATGAACTGCGCGCCAGCTCGCCGGAGCGGATTGTGGATGCGGTATGGGGCGAAAGCTACTCCAGCGGTTATTCGCTGGTGGTGAGGGTGATTGCCAACGATCGCAGCGGCCTCCTGCGGGATATCACCACGATTCTGGCGAATGAGAAGGTCAATGTACTGGGCGTCGCCAGCCGCAGCGACACCAAACAGCAACTGGCAACGATTGATATGGACATTGAGATCTACAACCTGCAAGTACTGAGCCGCATTCTGGCGAAGCTCAACCAACTGCCGGATGTGATCGACGCGCGGCGCCAGCAAGGGGCGTAAATGATGGTTTCACCATCAGCCAGTTGAAAACCTTGCACGAGTGTGGTGAAAATTTTCGTGCGTGGTTAGCAATATTGTTCTTTGTGGCACCAGTGCCACGCCCGACTGAGGGATGCTCAGATGCCGCATCCCTCAGAACCCAGGCTTTTGGCGAGAATTGTGCCGCGTTGCGGTTCCTTCGATGCATATGCCCGCTGTCGAGCCACCTGTGACGCGTTCCCGACGCGGCACAGGCTTTCGCCGCGTCCATGCGGCTCACTCGGCGGTCATGTGCATCTCAGCACAATTTTTTACGCCGTTGAAATGAAAATAGTGATGTCTTTGCGATTTTTAGCCGAAGTTGGCTGCCGTATTTTGCTATTTTTACACAAATTTTTGCAGGAATATTATGACCGTATCTTTGACGAATCTATCCTCCGTCGAGCGCCTGCTCGCCATCATGAAAACCCTACGCGATCCCGAAAATGGCTGTCCGTGGGACAAGAAACAGACTTTTGACACTATTGCGCCTTATACGCTGGAAGAAACGTATGAGGTGCTGGACGCCATCAGCCGTCAGGATTTTGATGATTTGCGCGGTGAGTTAGGGGATTTGCTGTTTCAGGTGGTGTTTTACGCGCAGATGGCACAGGAAAAGGGCTTATTCGATTTCTCCGACGTGTGTAATGCCATCAGCGACAAGCTGGAACGCCGCCACCCGCATATTTTTGGGGATCTGACGCTGACGGATAGCGATGCCGTGCTGGCAAATTGGGAGCAGACAAAAGCGCAGGAGCGAGCGGAGAAAGATCGCCATTCTCAGTTGGATGATATTCCAGATGCGTTGCCTGCCTTGATGAAAGCGCAAAAAATTCAGCAGCGTTGTGCGTCTGTTGGCTTCGATTGGGACAGCCTGGGGCCGGTGCTCGATAAAGTGTATGAAGAGATCGATGAGGTCATGTTTGAGGCGCGGCAAGCCGTTGTCGATGAAGAAAAATTAGGTGAAGAGATTGGTGATTTATTATTCGCCACAGTCAATCTCTCTCGTCATCTGGGACACAAGGCCGAGAATGCGTTACAGGCCGCGAATCGTAAGTTCACTCGCCGTTTTCGTGAAGTAGAACAAATCGTTACGGCATCGGGAAAGACGTTGGAACAGGCAACGCTGGACGAAATGGAAGCCGCGTGGCAGCAGGTGAAAAAACAGGAAATCAGTCATTAATCCCTATTTAGCGCTAAAGCCGTTTTTTATTGATTTTAACGTTTTTATTTTATTGTTTTTAAAGGTGATTGTGGGGTGAGGTGAAGGTGGTTTCACCTCGTCTGCGCGTGTGTTGGAATCGTCACATTGTGTAAAACGAACATTTGTGGCGCTCATCAGGTTCAGGTATACTACTTTCCCGTCTTGGTACTTCCATCGTCTTTAAACCTAAACTCTCAGGTTCAGCATGACAACTAATTATATTTTTGTGACCGGCGGGGTCGTTTCCTCTCTGGGTAAAGGCATTGCCGCAGCCTCTCTGGCGGCTATTCTCGAAGCCCGTGGCCTCAACGTTACCATCATGAAACTGGACCCGTACATCAACGTGGATCCGGGCACGATGAGCCCGACGCAACACGGTGAAGTCTTTGTCACCGAAGACGGCGCTGAAACCGATCTGGACTTGGGTCACTACGAGCGTTTCATCCGCACCAAAATGTCGCGCCGCAACAACTTCACCACTGGCCGTATCTACTCTGATGTCCTGCGCAAAGAGCGCCGTGGCGACTATCTGGGCGCGACCATTCAGGTGATCCCACATATCACCAACGCGATTAAAGAGCGCATCATTGAAGGTGGCGAAGGCCACGATGTCGTTCTGGTCGAAATCGGCGGAACTGTCGGTGATATCGAATCCTTACCGTTCCTTGAAGCGATTCGGCAGATGGCGGTACAAGTAGGTCGTGAGCACACGCTGTTTATGCACCTGACGCTGGTGCCGTATCTGGCGGCGGCGGGCGAAGTGAAAACCAAGCCGACACAGCACTCCGTTAAAGAACTGCTTTCCATCGGTATTCAGCCTGATGTGCTGATTTGCCGTTCTGACCGCACCGTGCCTGCCAATGAGCGTGCAAAAATTGCTTTATTCTGTAATGTGCCGGAAAAAGCAGTAATATCCCTTAAAGACATTGATTCGATTTATAAAATCCCGTCGCTATTGAAATCACAAGGGCTGGACGATTATATTTGTAAACGATTCAGCTTGAACTGCCCTGAAGCAAACCTGTCAGAATGGGAACAGGTTGTGTATGAAGAAGCGAATCCGGGCGGTGAAGTCACTATCGGTATGGTCGGCAAATATGTTGCGCTGCCGGATGCTTACAAATCCGTGATTGAAGCGCTGAAACACGGTGGCTTGAAGAATCGCCTGACGGTGAATATCAAGCTGATCGACTCGCAGGATGTCGAAACCCGTGGTGTCGAAGTACTGAAAGATTTAGACGCTATCCTGATTCCGGGCGGTTTTGGCTATCGCGGCGT is drawn from Pectobacterium aroidearum and contains these coding sequences:
- the relA gene encoding GTP diphosphokinase gives rise to the protein MVAVRSAHLNTAGEFVPDAWIASLGISSQQSCERLAETWRYCEQQTQDHSDAPLLLWRGIEMVEILSTLSMDNDSMRAALLFPLADANVVDEATLEAAFGKNIVDLVHGVRDMDAIRQLKATQNDSGASEQVDNIRRMLLAMVEDFRCVVIKLAERIAHLREVKDAPEEERVLAAKECTNIYAPLANRLGIGQLKWELEDFCFRYLHPDEYKKIAKLLHERRIDRAQYIDDFVKTLRDAMKEEGVQAEIYGRPKHIYSIWRKMQKKALSFDELFDVRAVRIVVERLQDCYGALGIVHTHYRHLPDEFDDYVANPKPNGYQSIHTVVLGPGGKTLEIQIRTRQMHEDAELGVAAHWKYKEGTSIGGRSGYEGRIAWLRKLLAWQEEMADSNDVLDEVRSQVFDDRVYVFTPKGDVVDLPAGSTPLDFAYHIHSDIGHRCIGAKISGRIVPFTYQLQMGDQIEIITQKQPNPSRDWLNPNLGYITTSRGRSKIQNWFRKQDRDKNILAGRQILDDELAHLGISLKAAEKLLLPRYNVNSLDELLAAIGGGDVRLNQMVNFLQSQLKQPSAEELDREALRQLTQKSQQPPTRTHKDNGRVVVEGVGNLMHHIARCCQPIPGDEITGFITRGRGISIHRADCEQLDELRASSPERIVDAVWGESYSSGYSLVVRVIANDRSGLLRDITTILANEKVNVLGVASRSDTKQQLATIDMDIEIYNLQVLSRILAKLNQLPDVIDARRQQGA
- the mazG gene encoding nucleoside triphosphate pyrophosphohydrolase; its protein translation is MTVSLTNLSSVERLLAIMKTLRDPENGCPWDKKQTFDTIAPYTLEETYEVLDAISRQDFDDLRGELGDLLFQVVFYAQMAQEKGLFDFSDVCNAISDKLERRHPHIFGDLTLTDSDAVLANWEQTKAQERAEKDRHSQLDDIPDALPALMKAQKIQQRCASVGFDWDSLGPVLDKVYEEIDEVMFEARQAVVDEEKLGEEIGDLLFATVNLSRHLGHKAENALQAANRKFTRRFREVEQIVTASGKTLEQATLDEMEAAWQQVKKQEISH
- the pyrG gene encoding glutamine hydrolyzing CTP synthase → MTTNYIFVTGGVVSSLGKGIAAASLAAILEARGLNVTIMKLDPYINVDPGTMSPTQHGEVFVTEDGAETDLDLGHYERFIRTKMSRRNNFTTGRIYSDVLRKERRGDYLGATIQVIPHITNAIKERIIEGGEGHDVVLVEIGGTVGDIESLPFLEAIRQMAVQVGREHTLFMHLTLVPYLAAAGEVKTKPTQHSVKELLSIGIQPDVLICRSDRTVPANERAKIALFCNVPEKAVISLKDIDSIYKIPSLLKSQGLDDYICKRFSLNCPEANLSEWEQVVYEEANPGGEVTIGMVGKYVALPDAYKSVIEALKHGGLKNRLTVNIKLIDSQDVETRGVEVLKDLDAILIPGGFGYRGVEGKIMAANYARENNVPYLGICLGMQVALMEFARNVAGMEGANSTEFVPDCKYPVVALITEWRDENGNVEVRDEASDLGGTMRVGGQQCHLTEGSLVRQMYGEQTIIERHRHRYEVNNMLLKQIEAAGLRVAGLSADRKLVEIVELPDHPWFVACQFHPEFTSTPRDGHPLFAGFVKAAGAYQKRQVK